In the genome of Populus trichocarpa isolate Nisqually-1 chromosome 10, P.trichocarpa_v4.1, whole genome shotgun sequence, the window TCATACTTGGTTCTTTCAGGACTTCTCGGTGCGCTTTCTTGGAGTTTGATGTCTACCTTTGTTGATAGCAAGTACAGTGCTGCCTTCTGCATACTTCTTGGATCGCTTTCTGTTGCTTTCTCAGATGTTGTGAGTATCTTCAATGccatgaatttattaaaatgccTGGGCATAACAGTCATTGATTTAAGgattgattaagaatctatgACTTTTTGAGAGAATATGATGTGTTTATGACTGAATTTAGCGGTATCAGTTGAACAATCATTAAAATATgctaatgctttgaaatatatggAATTAATTGTGAGCTAATTTGTTTTGCATTAACATAATGTCAACTATTAATTACCTAGCAGTGTCACCCTAAggtttacccttttttttttcatgatatgattgtgggttgttcATCAGAGTGGTATACAGGAGGTACTAATTTGCGGAGGCTTATTTTTAACAGAACTTTACCAGCAAATTCATCTCAGGGCTGGTGCTCTGCTTATGAAGTCAAAATTTCATATTAAGGATATTGATTTTCAACTCCTGTGGGTTTAACAACAAACTTTTCGTGTGTGCTTgccaagaaaagaaattctGTACATAGAGGCTTGGGGTACCCTTTCTTGAAAGGCAGTGGCTAATTACATGACAGTGATTTGCCCCAAAATTGGTTTATTGTGTAGGTTGTGGATTCTATGGTGGTGGAGAGGGCTCGTGGGGAGTCACAAAGCATGTCAGGATCTCTTCAGTCTTTATGTTGGGGGTCGTCGGCTTTTGGTGGGATTGTAAGCTCTTACTTTAGTGGCTCTCTGGTGGATGCTTATGGTGTAAGGTACTCGAAAGTGGTTTTGGACAAGTGTAATAACTTGGCACTGATGACattcaaattaatcaaattagtGCTGATTTTTCATTCTCAGGTTTGTTTTTGGTGTTACGGCGTTGCTACCTTTGATAACATCAGCAGTTGCTGTTCTTGTGAGAGAACAGCGTGTGCTTGGTCCGGCAAGTGGACCGAGTCTTGCTTTGCCTGGTTCTGGTTTTCTGGAAAGCTCAAAGCAGCATATTGTTCAGTTATGGGATGCTGTTAAGCAGCCCAATGTGTTTCTTcccactttatttattttcctgtGGCAGGCAACACCACAATCAGATTctgccatgttttttttcacgTATGTGCAGACAATGATTAGCATTAACTCGTCCTTATAATTTAGTTTCatctctactcaaaatttttgATTGACTGTGATatctaaaattttttgttttcagcaCAAATAAACTTGGTTTCACTCCAGAATTTCTTGGACGTGTCAAGCTTGTTACCTCAGTTGCATCACTGCTTGGAGTTGGACTGTATAATGGCTTTTTGAAAAATGTTCCATTGCGCAAGATCTTTGTTGCTACTACTGTAACTGGTACAGCTCTTGGGATGACTCAGGTTTGTGTTACGATTCACTTCAAGCCAGGCTTAGCAGTGGATAATTGTGTTTAATGGAGTCTATTATACATAttcatttttgttaatattttggCTCAGGTTTTCCTTGTTACTGGTTTAAACAGAAAGTTTGGGATAAGTGACGAATGGTTTGCTATTGGGGATTCTTTGATTCTAACAGTCCTTGGTCAGGTAACATATGTTTGCCAGATCTTTTATGACAGCTCTGACATTGTTGAAATTTTTAGTTCTGTTACGCCGGCATGTGGCATGCTGGAAGACCAGCTTTTTATGTCTGGAAACTTTCTTGTCCCAgctggttgaattttttttttttggcgggGGTGGGCTGGGGGGTTGGGGTTTGACATTCTGGTATGCAGTGATTTTGAGCATTTTTTTCAACCAGGTGTATTCCTAAAGGACCGGAGAAGTTATCTTTCTATTGAAATTGGTTGCATTGCATTGCTTCTTTCATATATCCACTTTAAGGCATGGTTTTGGTTACTAGTTAGATGTTTAGATCATTCTGTTGTGTTATTGTGGATGTTCAGTCATCCATATCCTCAACATGagctattttctttttagctgCCTATTTTCACGCCTCAACTGTTTTATCTCTTATCTTGTGCAAGGTTGATCTAGCAAGAATTGTATGCCGAAGCAGCTAAAACGTATTGGTACTTTTGCAGGTTTCTTTCATGCCAGTTCTTGTGCTAGCGGCAAAGTTATGTCCGGAGGGCATGGAAGCTACACTTTTTGCAACCCTTATGTCCATTTCAAATGGAGGGAGTGTTCTTGGAGGGCTGATCGGTGCTGGTCTGACTCAGTTTTTTGGAGTCACAAAggacaattttgacaacttggCCTTTTTGATTATTCTCTGTAATCTCAGCTCATTGCTTCCTTTGCCACTCCTAGGCCTCCTACCCAATGATAGGCCCGATGCCATTCCAAAGGAGAGTAGAGATATCGAGATGAAGTCCAATTGAATTCGGATGATTACTTCCTCATTATCCAGCGCGGAGGAACGCTTCACCTTTCATTCCTTTGGACTGACCCCTGCGAGTAAGCTTTTTGCGTAACTGCAGATTCTACTTTGTTTCACAGGGAGATTATGTAAATATCACGAGGTCGCATACACAAACTATAGAGAGATGATCCGCCTTGTCTTTAATTCTAGTGACCTGAGCTATGCACGTGATGGATTGTAACCGAGTATACTATGACGTGAAAATGGAAGGAATTGTCTTCCCTCCTGCCCAGGTGTTGAGCCCTTCGAGCAACCTGATCACTGGACTTGCGAGCCCAATACAAGGTCGGGCTACTGTTCTCAGGCCAATGTCTTTGATGCAGGCTGTTCGAAGGGCTCACGGCCCCGAACATA includes:
- the LOC7474196 gene encoding folate-biopterin transporter 1, chloroplastic; translation: MASTNSRSSFSILPSHQNPILSSLTLSPHFQIHRKRLSIVSHRRTRRRPRRKLAGGKDMSVAINMPTPSHRRDKSQDSVLDSTNSAGEREMLTADVEGEMSSTSKNAMRISKYLISRICFGVDLSPDNIAVAMVYFVQGVLGLARLAVSFYLKDDLHLEPAETAVISGFSALPWLIKPLYGFISDSVPLFGYRRRSYLVLSGLLGALSWSLMSTFVDSKYSAAFCILLGSLSVAFSDVVVDSMVVERARGESQSMSGSLQSLCWGSSAFGGIVSSYFSGSLVDAYGVRFVFGVTALLPLITSAVAVLVREQRVLGPASGPSLALPGSGFLESSKQHIVQLWDAVKQPNVFLPTLFIFLWQATPQSDSAMFFFTTNKLGFTPEFLGRVKLVTSVASLLGVGLYNGFLKNVPLRKIFVATTVTGTALGMTQVFLVTGLNRKFGISDEWFAIGDSLILTVLGQVSFMPVLVLAAKLCPEGMEATLFATLMSISNGGSVLGGLIGAGLTQFFGVTKDNFDNLAFLIILCNLSSLLPLPLLGLLPNDRPDAIPKESRDIEMKSN